The Streptomyces seoulensis genome contains a region encoding:
- a CDS encoding DUF3000 domain-containing protein: protein MDDVKDTQAENREGAGVPGAPPAFSSAVEALRNARLRPQVEVEPTPAPQRLAPYAHALEAVVADGEQELADGRLVLLHDPAGHDAWRGTFRLVTLVRAELEAEMAADPLLPEVCWSWLTGALQSRGLTYGEPSGTVTRASSHYFGGLSERPPASQIEIRASWTPLEGLGGVPDTAAHLASWCDLLAQVAGLPPAQPGDGSVVTLPQRRGPQSR from the coding sequence ATGGACGACGTGAAGGACACGCAGGCGGAGAACAGAGAGGGGGCCGGGGTGCCAGGGGCGCCCCCTGCCTTCAGCAGCGCGGTGGAGGCGCTGCGCAACGCGCGGCTGCGGCCGCAGGTGGAGGTGGAGCCGACACCCGCCCCGCAGCGGCTGGCACCGTACGCGCACGCGCTGGAGGCGGTGGTGGCCGACGGCGAGCAGGAGCTCGCCGACGGCCGGCTGGTGCTGCTGCACGACCCGGCCGGGCACGACGCCTGGCGCGGGACGTTCCGGCTGGTGACGCTGGTGCGGGCGGAGCTGGAGGCCGAGATGGCCGCCGATCCGCTGCTGCCCGAGGTGTGCTGGTCCTGGCTGACCGGGGCGCTCCAGTCCCGCGGGCTCACCTACGGGGAGCCGAGCGGCACGGTCACCCGCGCCAGTTCCCACTACTTCGGCGGGCTGTCGGAGCGGCCGCCCGCCTCGCAGATCGAGATCCGCGCCTCCTGGACGCCGCTGGAGGGACTCGGGGGCGTCCCGGACACCGCGGCGCACCTCGCCTCGTGGTGCGATCTGCTCGCCCAGGTCGCCGGGCTGCCCCCGGCCCAGCCGGGCGACGGCTCCGTGGTGACCCTGCCTCAGCGCAGGGGGCCGCAGTCGCGGTAG
- a CDS encoding phosphodiester glycosidase family protein — translation MASVRRPWATGGVVALALTLAGCTTPAAVSPARSAPASSAASGSETPGPAGPGPAPSALPAGFGFRQLTRSLGPGAPVRLTVLSIAPDAHVRVTGVHGADLTRADTVRTLADRSGALAAINGTYFDIRTGHHHSGYEGDPIGLYAEHGRVLSEAVDGRPALLLGHTGGRPEARVAEVSTRGRLRAADGAVRELDGVNRVPGRILGCGGTGGDRLATTGRPQEKPFEGLCTDPDEVVSFAPEWGGDTPPGTAGSTEALLAADRTVLRLRTPAGGPLPEGGSALYGIGTGAAWLRAHAVPGTRMAVSERITDPAGLPLPGPVDTAVGGSARLLRAGAFDPAAATLLGPRREPRTVAAVTADGTLLLIAVDGRARHESVGATPAETARLALSLGAVDAVNLDGGGSTSAVLRGRLRNSPRDTEDGPVRERPVADGLVVLPGGPAG, via the coding sequence ATGGCTAGCGTCCGCCGCCCGTGGGCCACGGGCGGCGTCGTCGCGCTCGCGCTGACCCTGGCCGGCTGCACGACACCGGCCGCCGTCTCCCCGGCGCGGTCGGCCCCGGCGTCCTCGGCGGCTTCCGGCTCGGAGACCCCCGGCCCTGCCGGACCCGGTCCGGCCCCCTCCGCTCTCCCGGCGGGCTTCGGCTTCCGGCAGCTCACGCGGAGCCTCGGGCCGGGGGCGCCCGTGCGGCTGACCGTGCTCAGCATCGCGCCCGACGCCCACGTGCGCGTCACCGGCGTGCACGGCGCCGACCTGACCCGTGCCGACACCGTGCGCACCCTGGCCGACCGGTCCGGCGCGCTCGCCGCGATCAACGGCACCTATTTCGACATCCGCACCGGTCACCATCACTCCGGCTACGAGGGCGACCCCATCGGGCTGTACGCGGAACACGGCCGCGTGCTCAGCGAGGCGGTCGACGGCCGCCCCGCCCTCCTCCTCGGCCACACCGGCGGGCGCCCCGAAGCCCGCGTGGCCGAGGTGTCCACCAGGGGACGGCTGCGCGCGGCGGACGGCGCGGTCCGGGAACTCGACGGTGTCAACCGGGTACCCGGCCGCATCCTCGGCTGCGGAGGAACCGGCGGGGACCGCCTCGCCACCACGGGGCGCCCGCAGGAGAAGCCGTTCGAGGGGTTGTGCACCGACCCGGACGAGGTGGTCTCCTTCGCCCCCGAGTGGGGCGGCGACACCCCGCCCGGCACCGCGGGCAGCACGGAGGCGCTACTCGCCGCCGACCGGACCGTGCTCCGCCTGCGCACCCCGGCGGGCGGCCCGCTGCCCGAGGGCGGCAGCGCGCTCTACGGCATCGGCACGGGCGCCGCGTGGCTGCGCGCGCACGCGGTGCCGGGCACGCGGATGGCCGTCTCGGAGCGGATCACCGACCCGGCGGGCCTTCCCCTGCCCGGACCCGTGGACACCGCGGTGGGCGGCAGCGCCCGGCTGCTGCGCGCCGGCGCGTTCGACCCGGCTGCCGCCACGCTGCTCGGGCCGCGCCGGGAACCGCGCACCGTGGCGGCCGTCACGGCCGACGGCACGCTGCTGCTGATCGCCGTCGACGGGCGCGCCCGCCACGAGAGCGTGGGCGCGACCCCGGCCGAGACGGCCCGGCTCGCGCTGTCCCTCGGCGCGGTGGACGCGGTCAACCTGGACGGCGGCGGCTCCACCTCGGCGGTGCTCCGGGGCCGGCTGCGCAACAGCCCCCGCGACACCGAGGACGGCCCGGTGCGCGAACGCCCGGTCGCGGACGGACTCGTCGTTCTGCCGGGCGGTCCCGCGGGGTGA
- a CDS encoding HRDC domain-containing protein, which translates to MTDAQETAADSSRRITGGTPPDSGPAEAAAPTPLLEPREGIPPVVADAAALAEVVAAFAAGTGPVAVDAERASGYRYGQRAYLVQLRREGAGSALIDPVACPDLSGLGEALSGVEWVLHAATQDLPCLREIGMVPTSLFDTELAGRLAGFPRVGLGAMVENVLGFVLEKGHSAVDWSTRPLPEPWLRYAALDVELLVDLRDALEKELERQGKLEWALEEFAAIAAAPPAEPRKDPWRRTSGMHKVRRRRQLAVVKELWETRDRIAQRRDVSPGKVLSDAAIVEAALAVPADVQALAALNGFGHRVGRRQLEQWQAAVDRAKALPESRLPQQGQQVTGPPPPRAWSDKDPAAAARLSAARAGVSALAERLEMPQENLVSPDTVRRICWEPPAPADERTVAAALAGFGARAWQVEQVTPVLVAVLSAKPE; encoded by the coding sequence GTGACGGACGCCCAAGAGACCGCAGCAGACAGTTCCCGGCGCATCACCGGGGGCACACCCCCGGACTCGGGACCTGCTGAGGCGGCGGCGCCGACCCCCCTGCTCGAACCCCGCGAGGGGATTCCGCCGGTCGTCGCGGACGCCGCCGCGCTCGCCGAGGTCGTCGCCGCGTTCGCCGCCGGCACCGGCCCCGTCGCCGTGGACGCCGAACGCGCTTCCGGCTACCGGTACGGCCAGCGGGCCTATCTGGTGCAGTTGCGCCGCGAGGGCGCCGGCTCCGCGCTGATCGACCCCGTCGCCTGCCCCGACCTCTCCGGTCTCGGCGAGGCGCTGTCCGGCGTCGAGTGGGTGCTGCACGCCGCCACCCAGGACCTGCCGTGCCTGCGCGAGATAGGCATGGTGCCCACCAGCCTGTTCGACACCGAGCTGGCCGGGCGGCTCGCCGGATTCCCCCGCGTCGGACTCGGCGCGATGGTGGAGAACGTGCTCGGCTTCGTGCTGGAGAAGGGCCACTCCGCCGTCGACTGGTCCACCCGCCCGCTGCCCGAGCCGTGGCTGCGGTACGCGGCTCTCGACGTGGAGCTGCTGGTCGACCTGCGCGACGCCCTGGAGAAGGAGCTCGAGCGGCAGGGCAAGCTGGAGTGGGCGCTGGAGGAGTTCGCCGCGATCGCGGCCGCGCCGCCCGCCGAGCCCCGCAAGGACCCGTGGCGCCGCACCTCCGGGATGCACAAGGTGCGCCGCCGCCGGCAGCTCGCCGTGGTGAAGGAGCTGTGGGAGACGCGGGACCGGATCGCGCAGCGCCGGGACGTCTCGCCCGGCAAGGTGCTCAGCGACGCGGCGATCGTGGAGGCGGCGCTCGCGGTGCCGGCCGACGTCCAGGCGCTGGCCGCACTGAACGGTTTCGGCCATCGTGTGGGCCGCCGTCAGCTCGAACAGTGGCAGGCGGCCGTGGACCGGGCGAAGGCGCTGCCGGAGTCGCGGCTGCCGCAGCAGGGACAGCAGGTGACCGGCCCGCCGCCGCCCCGTGCCTGGTCCGACAAGGACCCGGCGGCCGCGGCCCGGCTGTCGGCCGCCCGCGCCGGTGTCTCGGCGCTGGCCGAGCGGCTCGAGATGCCCCAGGAGAACCTCGTGTCCCCCGACACCGTGCGCCGGATCTGCTGGGAGCCGCCGGCTCCGGCCGACGAGCGGACGGTGGCCGCCGCGCTCGCCGGGTTCGGCGCGCGGGCGTGGCAGGTGGAGCAGGTGACCCCGGTCCTGGTCGCGGTGCTGTCGGCCAAGCCGGAGTGA
- a CDS encoding 3-hydroxyacyl-CoA dehydrogenase NAD-binding domain-containing protein: MSNTTELLKGAAELFPGEVVTQAHVRHFELPFNTGKFALITLDNGFDHTKPTTFGPASLANLDAAIDQVEKEAADGDIVGVGITGKPFIFAVGADLKGVELLKRHEDALAIGKGGHEVFKRLSGLAVPTFAYYNGAAMGGGVEVGLHCSYRTVSKAIPAFSLPEVFLGLVPGWGGCALLPNLIGAEKAVQVIIENSLNQNRQLKGKQVFELGIADALFEGADFLEQSLLWTAQVLKGDLAIERPAIDRGEAWDQAVAKGRFVADSKVHGAAPAAYRALEIIEGAKDGDLQKGFDAEDQALADLIMGGELRSGIYAFNLVQKRGKRPAGAPDKSLARPVTKVGVVGAGLMASQLALLFLRRLEVPVVLTDIDQERVDKGVGYVHAEIDKLLGKGRLNQDKANRLKALVTGVLDKAEGFADADFIIEAVFEEMGVKQKVFAEVEAVAPAHAILATNTSSLSVSEMASKLKHPERVVGFHFFNPVAILPLLEIVRGEQTDDASLATAFGVAKKLKKTAVLTKDAPAFVVNRILTRFMGEIQNVIDEGTPVEVAEKAIEPLGLPMSPLVLLELVGPAIGLHVSETLNRAYPDRFTVSPNLKAVVEAGKRGFYVYDSGKPELDPEVAALLKQGDSVLTEEQVRTRVLDAVAQEIGLMLDEGVVAEAQDIDLCLITGAGWPFHLGGITPYLDREGVSERVNGKRFLAQGVASVPA; this comes from the coding sequence GTGAGCAACACCACCGAGCTTCTGAAGGGTGCCGCCGAGCTGTTCCCCGGCGAGGTCGTCACCCAGGCTCACGTACGGCACTTCGAACTGCCCTTCAACACGGGCAAGTTCGCGCTGATCACGCTGGACAACGGCTTCGACCACACCAAGCCGACCACCTTCGGCCCGGCCTCGCTGGCGAACCTGGACGCCGCCATCGACCAGGTCGAGAAGGAGGCCGCGGACGGTGACATCGTCGGCGTCGGCATCACCGGCAAGCCGTTCATCTTCGCGGTCGGCGCCGACCTCAAGGGCGTCGAGCTGCTGAAGCGGCACGAGGACGCGCTCGCCATCGGCAAGGGCGGCCACGAGGTCTTCAAGCGCCTCTCCGGCCTCGCGGTCCCCACCTTCGCCTACTACAACGGCGCGGCGATGGGCGGCGGCGTCGAGGTCGGCCTGCACTGCTCCTACCGGACCGTCTCCAAGGCGATCCCGGCGTTCTCGCTGCCCGAGGTCTTCCTCGGCCTGGTGCCCGGCTGGGGCGGCTGCGCGCTGCTGCCGAACCTGATCGGCGCCGAAAAGGCCGTCCAGGTCATCATCGAGAACAGCCTCAACCAGAACCGCCAGCTCAAGGGCAAGCAGGTCTTCGAACTCGGCATCGCCGACGCGCTGTTCGAGGGTGCCGACTTCCTGGAGCAGTCGCTGCTGTGGACCGCGCAGGTCCTCAAGGGCGACCTCGCTATCGAGCGTCCGGCGATCGACCGGGGCGAGGCGTGGGACCAGGCCGTCGCCAAGGGCCGCTTCGTCGCGGACTCCAAGGTGCACGGCGCGGCCCCGGCCGCCTACCGCGCGCTGGAGATCATCGAGGGCGCCAAGGACGGCGACCTGCAGAAGGGCTTCGACGCCGAGGACCAGGCCCTCGCCGACCTGATCATGGGTGGCGAACTGCGCTCCGGCATCTACGCGTTCAACCTGGTGCAGAAGCGCGGCAAGCGTCCCGCGGGCGCCCCCGACAAGTCGCTGGCGCGTCCGGTCACCAAGGTCGGCGTCGTCGGCGCCGGTCTGATGGCCTCCCAGCTCGCGCTGCTCTTCCTGCGCCGCCTGGAGGTGCCGGTCGTGCTGACCGACATCGACCAGGAGCGCGTCGACAAGGGTGTGGGCTACGTCCACGCCGAGATCGACAAGCTGCTCGGCAAGGGCCGGCTCAACCAGGACAAGGCCAACCGCCTCAAGGCGCTGGTGACCGGTGTCCTGGACAAGGCCGAGGGCTTCGCCGACGCCGACTTCATCATCGAGGCCGTCTTCGAGGAGATGGGCGTCAAGCAGAAGGTGTTCGCGGAGGTCGAGGCGGTCGCCCCGGCGCACGCGATCCTCGCCACCAACACCTCCTCGCTGTCGGTGTCGGAGATGGCGTCGAAGCTGAAGCACCCCGAGCGGGTCGTCGGCTTCCACTTCTTCAACCCCGTCGCGATCCTGCCGCTGCTGGAGATCGTGCGCGGCGAGCAGACCGACGACGCCTCGCTGGCGACGGCGTTCGGCGTGGCCAAGAAGCTGAAGAAGACCGCGGTGCTGACGAAGGACGCCCCGGCGTTCGTCGTCAACCGCATCCTGACCCGCTTCATGGGCGAGATCCAGAACGTCATCGACGAGGGCACCCCGGTCGAGGTCGCGGAGAAGGCCATCGAGCCGCTCGGCCTGCCGATGTCCCCGCTGGTGCTGCTGGAGCTGGTCGGCCCGGCCATCGGTCTGCACGTCTCGGAGACCCTCAACCGGGCCTACCCGGACCGCTTCACGGTCTCCCCGAACCTCAAGGCGGTCGTCGAGGCCGGCAAGCGCGGCTTCTACGTCTACGACAGCGGCAAGCCGGAGCTGGACCCCGAGGTCGCCGCGCTGCTCAAGCAGGGCGACTCCGTCCTGACCGAGGAGCAGGTCCGCACCCGCGTCCTGGACGCGGTGGCCCAGGAGATCGGCCTCATGCTGGACGAGGGCGTCGTCGCCGAGGCCCAGGACATCGACCTCTGCCTGATCACCGGCGCCGGCTGGCCCTTCCACCTGGGCGGCATCACGCCGTACCTGGACCGTGAGGGTGTCTCCGAGCGGGTGAACGGCAAGCGGTTCCTGGCGCAGGGCGTCGCGAGCGTGCCCGCGTAA
- a CDS encoding thiolase family protein produces MPRTVKDVVFVDGVRTPFGKAGPKGIYNETRADDLVVKAIRELLRRNPGLDPKKIDEVAIAATTQIGDQGLTLGRTAGILAGLPQSVPGYSIDRMCAGALTAVTAVSGSVAFGAYDVAIAGGVEHMGRHPMGEGVDPNPRFVSEKLVDESALFMGMTAENLHDRYPTITKQRADEYAVRSQEKAAKAYADGKIQQDLVPISVRRTNEAAGETGWGLVTADEPMRPGTTLENLSGLKTPFRVHGRVTAGNAAGLNDGATASIIASEDFARENGLPVKMRLVSYAFAGVEPEVMGYGPIPATEKALAQAGLSISDIGLFEVNEAFAVQVLAFLEHYGIADDDSRVNQYGGAIAFGHPLASSGVRLMTQLARQFEENPDVRYGLTTMCVGFGMGATVIWENPNFEGDK; encoded by the coding sequence GTGCCTCGTACCGTCAAGGACGTCGTCTTCGTCGACGGCGTCCGCACCCCGTTCGGCAAGGCGGGCCCGAAGGGCATCTATAACGAGACCCGCGCCGACGACCTCGTCGTGAAGGCGATCCGGGAGCTGCTGCGCCGCAACCCCGGTCTGGACCCGAAGAAGATCGACGAGGTCGCCATCGCCGCGACCACGCAGATCGGCGACCAGGGCCTGACCCTCGGCCGCACCGCGGGCATCCTCGCGGGCCTGCCGCAGTCGGTGCCCGGCTACTCCATCGACCGCATGTGCGCGGGCGCCCTGACCGCCGTGACCGCGGTCTCCGGCTCGGTCGCCTTCGGCGCGTACGACGTGGCCATCGCGGGCGGTGTCGAGCACATGGGCCGCCACCCCATGGGCGAGGGCGTGGACCCCAACCCGCGCTTCGTCTCCGAGAAGCTGGTCGACGAGTCGGCGCTGTTCATGGGCATGACCGCCGAGAACCTGCACGACCGCTACCCGACCATCACCAAGCAGCGCGCCGACGAGTACGCGGTCCGCTCGCAGGAGAAGGCCGCCAAGGCGTACGCCGACGGCAAGATCCAGCAGGACCTGGTGCCGATCTCGGTGCGCCGCACCAACGAGGCGGCCGGTGAGACGGGCTGGGGCCTGGTCACCGCCGACGAGCCGATGCGCCCCGGCACCACGCTGGAGAACCTGAGCGGTCTCAAGACGCCGTTCCGCGTGCACGGCCGGGTCACCGCGGGCAACGCGGCCGGTCTGAACGACGGTGCCACCGCGTCGATCATCGCGTCCGAGGACTTCGCCCGCGAGAACGGCCTGCCGGTCAAGATGCGCCTGGTCTCCTACGCCTTCGCCGGCGTGGAGCCCGAGGTGATGGGCTACGGCCCGATCCCGGCCACCGAGAAGGCCCTCGCCCAGGCCGGCCTGTCGATCTCCGACATCGGCCTGTTCGAGGTCAACGAGGCGTTCGCCGTCCAGGTCCTCGCCTTCCTGGAGCACTACGGCATCGCCGACGACGACAGCCGCGTCAACCAGTACGGCGGCGCCATCGCGTTCGGCCACCCGCTGGCCTCCTCCGGCGTGCGGCTGATGACTCAGCTCGCCCGCCAGTTCGAGGAGAACCCGGACGTCCGCTACGGCCTGACCACCATGTGCGTCGGCTTCGGCATGGGCGCGACGGTCATCTGGGAGAACCCGAACTTCGAGGGGGACAAGTGA
- a CDS encoding rhamnogalacturonan acetylesterase — protein sequence MTAPRIFLAGDSGTAARRRDEAPLAGWGQALPLFLTGAEVTDAARPGASSRTFVESGALAAVLDGIAPGDLLLVSFGLNDVHTDDPRGTEPFDDYQRSLRAHVHGARDRGAHPVLVTAYERRLFDDQGNLLRPLGMYHAAVRELGASLCVPVIDLGEWSAVQWRRAGDLGSRAFFAHLEPGEHPAHPDGLRDNTHLRERGAVECARFVAAELNRQGLLAPEHLRGLDAPVPLESVPYKENPAADHLELR from the coding sequence ATGACGGCGCCCAGGATCTTCCTCGCGGGCGACTCCGGGACGGCCGCCCGCCGGCGCGACGAGGCCCCGCTGGCGGGCTGGGGGCAGGCACTGCCGCTGTTCCTCACGGGGGCCGAGGTGACCGACGCGGCGCGCCCCGGCGCGAGTTCGCGCACCTTCGTGGAGTCCGGCGCGCTGGCGGCGGTCCTCGACGGGATCGCCCCCGGTGACCTGCTGCTCGTCAGCTTCGGACTCAACGACGTCCACACCGACGACCCGCGCGGCACCGAGCCCTTCGACGACTACCAGCGCTCCCTGCGCGCGCACGTCCACGGTGCCCGCGACCGGGGCGCCCACCCCGTGCTGGTCACCGCCTACGAGCGCCGTCTCTTCGACGACCAGGGCAACCTGCTCCGGCCGCTCGGGATGTACCACGCCGCCGTGCGCGAACTGGGCGCGAGCCTGTGCGTACCCGTGATCGACCTGGGGGAGTGGAGCGCCGTCCAGTGGCGCCGCGCGGGCGACCTGGGCAGCCGCGCCTTCTTCGCCCACCTCGAACCCGGCGAGCACCCGGCCCACCCCGACGGCCTGCGGGACAACACCCACCTCAGGGAGCGGGGGGCCGTCGAGTGCGCCCGCTTCGTGGCGGCCGAGCTGAACCGGCAGGGGCTGCTCGCCCCGGAGCACCTGCGCGGCCTCGACGCCCCGGTGCCGCTGGAGTCGGTGCCCTACAAGGAGAACCCGGCGGCGGACCACCTGGAACTCCGATGA
- a CDS encoding response regulator transcription factor: MSVLLEQPASLVAYRPNKPTAMVVVADPRVRSTVTRHLWALGVRDVIEASSVAEARPRIGNPRDICVADVHLPDGSGLTLLSETRAAGWPNGLALSAADDIGAVRNALAGGVKGYVVTGTRTNIGLPTRPGAAPIGSAAARMGHRRPPGAPSHPGGYRELSGREVEVLRLVAEGQSNKAIGVSMGLSALTVKSHLARIARKLGTGDRAGMVAVALRTGIIH, translated from the coding sequence GTGTCCGTTCTCCTCGAGCAGCCCGCAAGCCTGGTCGCCTACCGCCCGAACAAGCCGACCGCCATGGTGGTCGTGGCCGACCCCCGCGTCCGTTCCACCGTCACCCGCCATCTGTGGGCGCTCGGTGTGCGCGACGTGATCGAGGCCTCGTCCGTCGCGGAGGCTCGTCCCCGCATCGGCAACCCCCGGGACATCTGCGTCGCGGATGTCCACCTGCCCGACGGCTCCGGGCTCACCCTGCTGTCCGAGACCCGCGCCGCGGGCTGGCCCAACGGGCTGGCCCTGTCCGCCGCCGATGACATCGGCGCCGTCCGCAACGCCCTCGCCGGGGGCGTGAAGGGCTACGTCGTCACCGGTACCCGAACCAACATCGGCCTGCCCACCCGCCCCGGCGCCGCTCCCATCGGCTCCGCCGCGGCCCGTATGGGGCACCGTCGTCCGCCGGGTGCCCCGAGCCACCCCGGCGGCTACCGCGAACTGTCCGGCCGCGAGGTCGAGGTGCTCCGCCTCGTCGCGGAGGGCCAGTCGAACAAGGCGATCGGCGTCTCCATGGGCCTGTCCGCCCTGACCGTCAAGAGCCACCTGGCCCGTATCGCCCGCAAGCTCGGCACGGGTGACCGCGCCGGCATGGTCGCGGTCGCCCTGCGCACCGGCATCATCCACTGA